A window of the Sphingobium yanoikuyae genome harbors these coding sequences:
- a CDS encoding TraR/DksA family transcriptional regulator, with protein MQVQAMALAAQRHRQAECSRIDAALMRIDSGDYGWCVRCGEEIEAKRLDRAPATTMCLACAKEG; from the coding sequence ATGCAGGTGCAGGCAATGGCACTGGCGGCGCAGCGGCACCGGCAAGCCGAATGTAGCCGCATCGACGCCGCACTGATGCGGATCGACAGCGGCGATTATGGCTGGTGCGTCCGCTGTGGTGAGGAAATCGAGGCCAAGCGCCTCGATCGTGCGCCCGCGACGACGATGTGCCTCGCCTGCGCCAAGGAGGGCTAG
- a CDS encoding cold-shock protein — protein MPTGTIKYLDRGGAWGFISRDDKQPKVFVHVRAAERAGFTELRRGQRWRFTLVERPKGGFEADDLEMLFDEPPPPGR, from the coding sequence ATGCCGACCGGAACGATCAAATACCTCGACCGTGGTGGGGCCTGGGGCTTCATCTCTCGTGACGACAAGCAGCCCAAGGTCTTTGTCCACGTCCGAGCGGCGGAGCGCGCCGGGTTCACTGAGCTACGGCGCGGGCAGCGATGGCGCTTCACGCTCGTCGAGCGCCCCAAGGGCGGGTTTGAGGCCGATGATCTGGAAATGCTGTTCGACGAACCGCCCCCGCCCGGACGATAA